The genomic stretch TTGAATCCGAGCATCGGGCGAGTGCGCCGCTTGATCGCACGGTGGTCTCGCTCGATGATGTTGTTTAGGTACTTCGTCTGCCGGATACTGGTGGGTATTTCCCGTTCGGCGTTGATGGCCTCGAGGCTAGCCAGATTGGCGCCACTTTCATCAATCGTCACCGTCTCGGGTTCGCCGTTATGAGCGATCGATTTTTTCGAAGTAACGCTTCGCCGCAACCGTGTCCCGATGGGCCCGCAGCAGGAAATCGATGGTGTTGCCGGCCTTGTCGACGGTGCGGTACGTACAAGGTAAAAGTGGCCATGGCGATGGGGAGTCAGATACGGCAGGGGTCAGTCTGGCAGAACTACCGCTTTCGCAGAAGGCTGCGACGAGGAATAGCAGCTATTCCTGGAGTGCATGACGATCCGAACGGACCACCTCTCCTGGGGGCCGCTTGGCACAAGCGCTTCTACCAATAGCCAACTGCGCCCCACGGGCAGTATCTTGATATGTCGCCAGTCAACGGAACAGCACATCGATGGAATTGCGCCTGCTTGAGTATTTTCTTCGTGTGGCCGAATTCGGCAGCATCAGCCGGGCAGCGATGGATCTCGCCCTCTCTCAATCCGCGCTTTCCCGGCACATGGGTGCCTTGGAGCACGAATTGAACGTTCAGCTGTTTCTGAGAGATTCGTCTGGTGTAAAGCTCTCGGACGCCGGCGCCGAGCTGGCCGAACAAGCTCGAACTCTTTTGCTGCAGGCGGAGATTTTGCGAGAGGAGGTAGGTGCCAAGACGCTCGGAACCGTGAACTTCGCAATGCCCCTTTCAATGCAGAGAAGCGTCACTTCTCCCCTGATCGCGGAAATTGTGATGGAGCATCCGGATATTAAGGTTCGCGCTTACGAGGGCATTAATAATGTCCTGCGGGAGACGATGCGGAACGGCTTACCGGATTTGTGCGTCGTCGCGTTTTCCCCTATAGCGTCCCCCCTGTACGAGGAGGCTCCGCTACTCCGCGAACAGCTGTATTTAGTTGGTAACGCAAAGTCGGGCCTTGAACTTGACCGGTTCGTGACGGCATCCGAGATCGCTGACTTAAGAATGGTCATGCCAGGACGGCCCAACGTCGTCCGCCAGATGGTCGAGAGCCAGCTGCGGCGCATTGACCGCAGATACCTCAACGCCGCGGAAGCGGAGACGCTGCCCCTATGTCTGGATTTGGTGGTGCGCGGACTGGGGTATAGTGTCATGCCGTTTTGCGCCTTGTTCGAGCACCCATTACGTAGTCAAGTTTGCGCGGCTCCCATACGAGGCATGGTTCTGACGTGGGTTGTCGCTATAAACCGGAATCGAATGAATTCCGGCACCGTCGCTATCGCATGGCGGCGCATGCTGCGCCTGATCTCCATGCGAATTGACAGCGGAATGTGGCAAGGTGCTGAACTGATCTGGCGGCCCCAGGATAATAGTGAGGACAACGGGAGCACACCTCTCTCCAGAATCTGTTAGGCACTTCCAGCCAGACCCGGCATCCCGGCTGGAGCATCAGAACTTCTGCTGCAGACCGGCCATGGCGCCAAGCTGATCCATGCCAGCTCCGACAGTACCGGCAACTGCAACCGGATTGGCAGCCAGCTTGCTGTTGAACATGTACCCGACCGACGTGTACACCATGGTGCGCTTCGATAGCAGGTGGTCATGCTGCGCGACTGGCAGAGCGGGGAGCCCGCTTTCGTCGAAGGCCATGGACGTGAGTTGAATGGCCGCGCCTGCTTTCGCATGAGGCGCCCCCCCGTCGGTGTGCAAACTTCCCACGCATGGCAAGAGACCCATTCAGGGCACAGTGGAAACGCCCGCCGCATCCGGCGGGCGCGAGGCGGCTATCCCTGCGTAGCCCGCTGGTGGCTTCCCGAACTCAGATGCTCGGTGTGGTGCGAGGCCGATCGCCGGTGATCGATCAACCCGACCGCGATCGCTGCGGCTAGTGCGGGCAGACCGATCGTCATGAAGTTTTGCTTCAAAGGCAGGTCCATCCCCACAAGCACGCCGATCAGGATCGGCGCAAGAATGGCCCCGCTGCGACCGACGCCCAGGGCCCAGCCAATACCGGTTGAACGCACAGCCATCGGATAGAACTGGCCTGCGTAAGCGAAATTGACGATTTGCGTGCCAATCGTTGAGGCGCCGGCGAGACCGACCAGCACGAACAGCAAGCCGGTCGGCACTTTGTAGCCCAGCAGTGAGATCGATACGGCCGCGAGCAGATACATGAACACGAGCACAGTCTTGATGTGAAATTTGTCCGCAAGCCACCCACCGCAGACCGCGCCGATTATTGCGCCGAAGTTCAGGACGAACACGAACGTCATCGCGGATCCCAGGCTATAGCCAGCGCTCGCCATCAGTTTCGTCAACCACGAACTGAGGGCATAAGCCATAAAGAGGCACATGAAATTGGCGATCCAGAACATGATCGTGCTGAGTCCCCGGCCTTCGGTGAAAAGATGCCGGATAGGCGCGTTGGCAGCCTTGTCTTCGCTCCGCATGACGAACCGATCGCCGTCGCGCGGCTGGTAGTCTGGGTCGAGGTAATGCGCGATGCGCGCCAGTTTCTTCGTATTGCCGCACTTGATCAGGTGCGCCATCGACTCCGGCATCCATGCCAGCAGGAGCGGCACGATGAGCACCGGCACGCCCGCGGCAATGAACACCGAAGGCCAGCCATAGCGCTCGATCATCCCTTTCCCCAACGCGGCTGCCAGCATGCCGCCGACCGAGTAGCCAACAAACGCCAAGGTGACCATCATGCTGCGCACGCGCCGGGGCGAATACTCCGTCATCTGCGCGATGACGTTCGGCATCACGCCGCCGATGCCGACGCCCGCGAAGAACCGGGCGATACAAAATGCCATCGGACTCGCAGCGATCCCGGCTACCGCGGTAAAGACACTGAACATCGTCAGGCTGAGCGCAGTCGCCCATCGACGTCCAATCCGATCGGCGACAGTTCCGACG from Paraburkholderia phytofirmans OLGA172 encodes the following:
- a CDS encoding LysR family transcriptional regulator — its product is MELRLLEYFLRVAEFGSISRAAMDLALSQSALSRHMGALEHELNVQLFLRDSSGVKLSDAGAELAEQARTLLLQAEILREEVGAKTLGTVNFAMPLSMQRSVTSPLIAEIVMEHPDIKVRAYEGINNVLRETMRNGLPDLCVVAFSPIASPLYEEAPLLREQLYLVGNAKSGLELDRFVTASEIADLRMVMPGRPNVVRQMVESQLRRIDRRYLNAAEAETLPLCLDLVVRGLGYSVMPFCALFEHPLRSQVCAAPIRGMVLTWVVAINRNRMNSGTVAIAWRRMLRLISMRIDSGMWQGAELIWRPQDNSEDNGSTPLSRIC
- a CDS encoding MFS transporter translates to MREIELHALADDAKLNRLHYVVLFWCALVIVFDGYDLAIAGIALPSIMKAMAVNPATVGFMVSSAFFGIMFGNIVVGTVADRIGRRWATALSLTMFSVFTAVAGIAASPMAFCIARFFAGVGIGGVMPNVIAQMTEYSPRRVRSMMVTLAFVGYSVGGMLAAALGKGMIERYGWPSVFIAAGVPVLIVPLLLAWMPESMAHLIKCGNTKKLARIAHYLDPDYQPRDGDRFVMRSEDKAANAPIRHLFTEGRGLSTIMFWIANFMCLFMAYALSSWLTKLMASAGYSLGSAMTFVFVLNFGAIIGAVCGGWLADKFHIKTVLVFMYLLAAVSISLLGYKVPTGLLFVLVGLAGASTIGTQIVNFAYAGQFYPMAVRSTGIGWALGVGRSGAILAPILIGVLVGMDLPLKQNFMTIGLPALAAAIAVGLIDHRRSASHHTEHLSSGSHQRATQG